The Quatrionicoccus australiensis nucleotide sequence CAGGCCTGCAACGGTGATCAGGGAACGCATTTCGTTGATATCCATGGTGATGGCCTTTATCGCAAAGATCATGCGTGGTGTTCGGCCGGTACCAGAACCGGGACGGGAGCGACCTTGCCGTTGGCAATGGTCTTGAACATGTTATACGCCATCAGCAGCATGCCGGACAGGAAGAAGATCCCGCCCAGCCAGCGGATCGCCCAGAACGGGTAGGAACCCTTGACGCCCTCGACGAAGCTGTAGGCCAGCGTGCCGTCGGTATTGACGGCGCGCCACATCAGACCCTGCATGACGCCGGCGATCCACATCGAGGCGATGTAGAGCACGGTGCCGATGGTCGCCATCCAGAAATGCACGGTGACCAGTTGCTGGTTATACATTTCCTTGCGCCCGAACAGTTTCGGGATCAGGAAGTAGATCGAGCCGATCGACACCATCGCCACCCAGCCAAGGGCACCGGAGTGCACGTGGCCGACCGTCCAGTCGGTGTAGTGCGACAGCGCATTGACCGACTTGATGGCCATCATCGGGCCTTCGAAGGTCGACATGCCGTAGAAGGACAGCGAGGTGACCAGGAACTTGAGGATGGGGTCGGTACGCAGTTTGTCCCAGGCGCCGGACAGGGTCATGATGCCGTTGATCATGCCGCCCCAGGACGGCGCGAGCAGGATCAGCGAGAAGACCATGCCGACCGATTGCGTCCAGTCGGGCAGGGCGGTGTAGTGCAGATGGTGCGGGCCGGCCCACATGTAGGTGAAGATCAGCGCCCAGAAGTGCACGATGGACAGGCGATAGGAATACACCGGACGCCCGGCCTGCTTCGGCACGAAGTAATACATCATGCCGAGGAAGCCGGCGGTCAGGAAGAAGCCGACCGCGTTATGGCCGTACCACCACTGGATCATTGCGTCCTGCGCACCGGAATAGACCGAGTAGGACTTGGTCAGCGAAACCGGCACGGCCGCGCTGTTGACGATGTGGAGCAGGGCGACGGCGATGATGAAGGCGCCGTAGAACCAGTTGGCGACGTAGATGTGCGATACCGTGCGGCGGGCAATCGTGCCGAAGAAAACGGCGGCATAGGCAATCCAGACGACGGCGATCAGCAGGTCGATCGGCCATTCCAGTTCGGCGTATTCCTTGCCCTGCGTCATGCCGAGCGGCAGCGTGATGGCCGCCAGCACGATGACCAGTTGCCAGCCCCAGAAGGTCAGCGGAATCAGCGCGCCACCCCACAGGCGGGCGTGGCAGGTGCGCTGCACGACGTAATAGGAGGTCGCGAACAGCGCGCAGCCGCCGAAGGCGAAGATCACCGCATTGGTATGCAGCGGGCGCAGGCGGCCGAAGTGGAAGTACGGCCCGACGTTGAGTTCCGGCCAGACCAGCTGCGCCGCGATGACAACGCCGACCAGCATGCCGACGATGCCCCAGATGACCGTCATCACGGCAAATTGCCGGACGACCTTGTCGTTGTAAGTGTGTTCCATTGCTGACATTGAACTAGCCCTGTTGTTGAATGAAAGCGATCGTCGCTATGGTGCGGCGTATCGGGCCTTTTTTGCGGCCGGCTGTTGGTCAGGGGCGACGTGAAATAGTTCCGTTTCGTTACAAATAAATTTCAGTGCAAAGGCGCGCCGGACAAGGGAATGCGGCGCTTGGGCAAACCGGGAGTGCCGCGCTGCGGGCTGGCGCGGCCAGGTCGGCTGATGCCGTTGCACTATATTTCTGCCCGCTGCAGGCGTTGGCGAGCAGGGAATCTATAATGCATTCCCCTGTTGACCGGCAGGAAGCGGCTGGATGCTTCCCGTCAAGCTCATTTCTCCCGTCAGAAACCGTCCGCCTTGCTGCCTCTTTCCCGAAAGTTCCTGAAAACCGTCCGCAACTGCTGCCTGGCCCTTGGCGTGCTGGTGCCGGCGGTCGTGCATGCCGCTGACGGCGCGCCGCTCGACATAGGCCTGACGCCGGGCGAACAGGCCTATGTCGAGCGGGTCGCCAGCATCCGGATGTGTGTCGATCCCGACTGGATTCCCTTCGAGCGTATCAACCAGCAAGGCCGGCATGAAGGCATTGCGGCCGATCTGGTGCAACTGGTGGCGAGCCGGGTCGGCCTGAAGGTCGAGCTGTACCCGGTCAAGACCTGGGAAGAAAGCCTGGCCGCTTCGCAGGGCAAGCATTGCCAGATCATGAGCTTTCTCAACCAGACCCCGGCGCGCGACAAATGGCTGATCTTCACACAGCCGATCTTCAGCGACCCGAACATCATCGTGACGCGCGAAGAGCATCCCTTTATCGGTGACCTGGCCGGCATCAAGGGGGAAAGCGTCGCCTTGCCGCGCAGCACGATGGTCGAGGAGCGGGTGCGGCGTGACTATCCCGGCTTGCGCGTCATCCTGACCAACAGCGAAGACGAATCGATCGCCCTGGTGTCGACGCGCCAGGCCGACATGACCATCCGCTCGCTGATGGTTGCCGCCTATTCGATCAAGAAGGAAGGCCTGTTCAACCTGAAGATCGCCGGTCAGATTCCGGAATACACGAACCGCCTGCGGATCGGCGTGCTCAAGGACGAGCCCGTCCTGCGCGACATTCTCGACAAGGGCGTCGGCAGTATTTCGCCGCAGGAACGCGAGGAAATTTCCAATCGGCATGTCGCAATCCGTGTGCAGCCGAAGCCGGATTACCGGACGATATGGGAGATCGTGGCGGGTGCCGCTTGCCTGCTGCTCGTCGCGATTTACTGGAATCGCAAGCTGAGCACCCTGAACCGCGAACTGGTGCGTCTTTCAGTGACCGACCGGCTGACCGGCCTGTTCAACCGCAGCAAGCTCGACCAAACCTTCGATGTTGAAATCCACCGCGCCTTGCGTTTTGGCCATCCCTTCAGCGTCATCATGCTGGATATCGATCACTTCAAGCAGGTCAATGACCAGCATGGGCACCAGGTCGGCGATCAGGTGCTGGTCGACGTGGCCAGGCTGCTTGCGGCACGGCGCCGCGAAACCGATATTCTCGGGCGCTGGGGCGGCGAGGAATTCATGCTGATCTGTCCGCATACCGATGTGAGTGGTGCGTGCATCCTGGCCGAAAGCCTGCGCCAGGCTTTTGTTGCCAATTCGTTCGCTAAAGACTTGCAGTTGACCGCAAGTTTCGGCGTGTCTGCCTTCCTGTCCGGGGACAAGGCCACCGATATCGTTGGGCGGGCCGATGCGGCGCTCTACCGGGCCAAGCATCTCGGACGCAATCGCGTCGAAGTGCAATAAGCCGCAGCATGGGGCAGCGCTGCAGTTTGTCCGTGCTTCTGCGGCTGGCGCTGGCGGTTTCGGCCATTTGCGGCGCCTTGCCGGTGCAGGCCGGCGAGGACCTGCGCTCGGCCCTGGCGGAGAGCAGCGTCGCCGGCTATTTCAAGGCGATGTACATTGCCGACGACAAGAAAGGCGGCCGCCTGAACCAGAATACGACCGGCTTTGGCGGCAAGCTCGGCGGCGAGACCGGGACGTTCTACGGTTTCAGCCTGAAAGCGGCGTGGTACACCACCGGCGACCTGGGAACGCGGCGCGACGATGCGCGGCGCACCGATGCCTACATGTTCGATGTCGACAAGAAGCCGTACTCGCTGATCGGCGAGGCGCAGGTCCGCTTCGCAGCGGGCCGGACCCAACTGCTTGCCGGGCGGCAGGAGTTTTTCTCGCCGCTGATCAATACCTACGACTACCGGATTATTCCCAACCTGTTCGAGGCGGTGACGCTGACCAATCGCGACCTGCCCGACACCACGCTGACCCTGGCCTATGTCAGCCGGATGTCCGGTCTGGACGGCGTGGTCAGCTTTGCCGAGTTCCGCAGCATGTCGCAGCAGGCCTATACCTCGCTGCGCGTCGCCGCCAACGGCGCGCTCGACGGCCCGCATGGCACGACGCTCGATCCGTCCAGCGTGGTCGGCAACAAGGGCGTCTGGGTTACCGGCCTGGTTTACGACAAGGCATTTCGCGTCCAGGCCTGGAATTATTACGGCATTGATACCCTGAACTCGCTGTATCTCGACGGCCGCGTCAAACAGGATCTCGGCCACGATATTTCGCTCGTCGCCGAGGCGCAGACCTACCATGTCGCGGAAGTCGGTCAGTTCAAGGACTATCTGGCCCGCCAGGGCCTCAATGCGACCTACTCTCTGTATGGCCTCAAGGGCACCCTGGCGCACCAGGCGAGCGGACTGAGCGTGGCACTGGCCGGCAACCGGTTCACCGGCCAGCGCAACACGGTCAGCGCCTATGGCAACTGGGGCGGCTACCCGGAGTTCGTCGTGATGCCTTATGTCGTTGCCGAAAACAACGGTGTCTCGGCCATTGCCGGCAGCCGGACGGCCAAGCTCGCCGTGCTGTGGGATCTACGCTCGATTGGCCTGGCCGAGCAGAGCCTGCTGTTCGGGCATGCCCGCATCGATATCGATGAGGCCATCCAGCCGGCCAGCGATATCGTCGTCAACAGCCTGATCTACCGCGCCCGCCTGAGTCCGAAAGTCTCGGCCCGGCTGGCTGCGGAGGCGAGAAGCTCGGCCAACAGCCGCTACGACAACAAGTTCGTCGCGCTGGCGCTGCGCTACGATTTTTGATGCGGCGGACCTTCGTCACGGTGCCGGCCGCCTGCGGCATAATCCGCGGCTTTCCCTTCTCTCGTCTTGCCGATGATCCGCCCCGAACAGCCTGAAGCATCCCGCCTCTCCATCCTGGCGCTGACCGCGCCGGTGGCGATGGGCTACGTGCCGCTCGGCTCGGTATTTGGCTTTCTCTTCGTTCAGGCCGGTGCCGAGTGGTGGCTGGCCGTGCTCGCCAGTCTCTGCGTCTATGCCGGGGCGGCGCAGTTCATGATGATCCCGATGCTCGCCGCCGGCCTGCCGGTCGGTGCAATCGCGCTGGCAACGCTGATCGTCAATCTGCGCCATGTTTTCTACGGCTTGTCGCTGCTCGAAAGAATGCCGCGCCAGCGTCTGCTGCGCTGGTATCTGATTTTCGCGCTGACCGACGAGACCTATTCGCTACTGACTTCCCTGCCCAAAACGGTCAGCCACCGGCAGATGGCTGGCATTGCGCTGCTCAATCAGGGCTGGTGGCTGCTCGGCACGCTGCTTGGCGCCCTGATCGGCGCCAGCGCCAAGGTGCCGCTGGTTGGCCTCGACTTTGCCCTGGCGGCGCTGTTTGCCGTGCTGACGGTGGAGCAGTGGCGAGCGCGCCGCGATGCCTTCCCGATCTGGGTGGCGCTCCTTGCCTACGGCATCGCCCAGTGGCTGGCGCCGCCGCACGCGCTGCTGATCGCCATCGTGCTGAGCATTCTGGTTGGCCTGTGGCGCAAGCCGGAAAGCGCGAAGTTGTCAGGCGAGGCAAAGCCATGAGCGACAATCTCTACATCATCACGGTGCTGCTGGCGATGGCGCTGGTCACCTTTGCCTTGCGCGCCTTGCCTTTCCTGGCGGCCCAATGGCTGGGCAAGCACCCGTGGGTTGCCCGGCTCGGGCGCTTCCTGCCGCTCGCCATCATGACGCTGTTGCTGCTGCACGCCGTGCATGGGGCCGCCGGCGAACACGCCGCCGGCCCCTGGCCCGAGCTGGCGGCAGTCGCGGTGGTTGTGCTGCTGCAATTGAAGAGCCGCAATCCCTTGTTGAGCATCCTTGCCGGCACCGGGCTATATGTCCTGATCAGGAATTTTGCCCTGATTTGAAGCGTCGACCGGCCGGTGCGGCCGGACCACACGACGCCAGCCAAGAACGCAGCCGCTCAGGCAGAGCGCGCCGCCGATCAGCGAGAGAAAGATGATCAGCGTATCGCGCCGCCAGGCCCGGGCGAGCAGGGGCGCGAAATCGAAGCGGTGCAGCGCCAGGTAGAGCCAGCGATGGGCACTGTCGTGGCGATTGGCCTGAGTGACGATGCGGCCGCTCAGCGGATCGATGTAGAAGACACTGCGTTCGCTGTCGGCGAAATCGAGGCGGGCCACGGGAAAGCTGCGCGGCTGGTGGCGCAGTGAAAAATAGCGGCTGTCCGGCTCGTTCAGCCATTGCGCCTGATATGCCGTAGCGGGCCGCAGTGCGGCTGCCGCGAGGGCAATTTCATCGAGGCCGAGTTGCCGGCGGTGCTGCCCGTTGCGTTCGACGATGACTTGCTCGGCGTCGAGCTGGCGCAGCCGGGCCAGTGGCTGGCCGGCAAAGCGCAGCCAGTCGACCTCCCGCGTGGCCGGGGTGATTTCGGGCAGCCAGTCGAGAACGTCGGCACTTAACTCGCCGCCGGCCAGCTGTTGCTGCTCGGCGGGTGTTGGATAAACGCCTCTGGCTAGCCCCAGCGGCGCCAGAGACAGCCAGCCGCTGAGCAGCCAGGTTACGACGAATATTCCGCCGCTGAGACCGAGCAGGTGATGCCAGTATTTCCACGCCGCGCGATAGGGTGTTCGGCGTCCACCGGGGTAGGGCGTACGCAGGCGCAGACGTTGCCAGCCCAGGTACAGACCGGCCAGCGCCATGAGCAGGGCGGCAAAGCTGATCGACAGCAGCAGACCGCGCCAAAGTTCGCCGTGCTGGCGCAGCGGGGTGAAGTAGAGCCAATGCACGACGCTGCCGATCCAGTTCCAGGCTCGTTCGGACCGGTTCGTATCGAGCACGACTTCGCCGCTGCCGGTCGACAGGTAGTAATCCCGGCCATCGGCCAGTTCGATGCGCAGGAAAGGCCGCCAGGCGTCGAACTGGCGGTAAACCGTCCATTGATCCAGCGCCAGCGGCGTCACGGCGGCAACACCGGCGTCGCCGAGATGGGCTGCGGCCAGATGCAGTGCCTGCGCCGTGTCGGGCGTGGCGAAAAGACTGGCATCGTCGGCATAGACGGTCGACCAGTGTTTTTGTGCCAAAAAGCGATAGGCCGGACGATCTCCCGCCATGTTCAGGCGGACGACCTCCGGCCAGCCCGTCAGGCCGAGGGCCTGCCAGGCGGCGAGCGGCGAAACCCGGACGCGCTCGGCGGCCAGCGCCGGCAGGGCAGCGAGCCGTTCGGCATCGGTCAACTGCGGCCGGGCGACAAAAAGCATCACCACGCCGGATCCGAACCAGAGCAGCAGCATCAGCCCCAAGCCCATGCCCAGCCAGCGATGGCCCAGATGCAGCCAGCGTGCGAGTTTCGCCGGACTCATCTCAGAACTTCAGCTCGGCGACGAGTTCGACGCTACGCCCCTGACCAAGCACGAACTGCTGGCTGCCGTAAGAGGTCGTGGCGTAGACCTTGTCGGTCAGGTTGCGACCGATCAGGCGCAGGGTTGTCTGGCTGTCATACTTCCAGGCCAGCGCCGCGTCGGCCACGGCATAGCCGGGCAGGGTGACGCTGTTGGCATTGTCGGCGTAGCGCTTGCCGACATAACGGCCGCCCAGCGAAGCCTGTACCGGCCCGATCAGGCGATGCAGCCACAGGTTGGCGACCTGTTCCGGCACGTCGGTCGGCCGCTTGCCCGCGCGGTCGACGCCGCCGGCTTCGAGCAATTCGTCGTAGCGGGCGCGCAGCACGGCGTAGTTGCCCTCGACGCGCCAGTTCTTCCACGGCGTCAGCGCGGCGCTCAACTCGATGCCTTGCGAGTGCTGGCTGCCGCCCTGTACCGACAGCGCCGGGTTGGCCGGGTCGCGGGTGATGATGTCGTCCTTGTCGATACGGAACAGCGCCGCCGTCCATTCGCCCCGGCCGTTGCCCAGACTCTGCTTGACCCCGGTTTCGACCTGCCGGCCCTTGGTCAGCGTGAATTTGCTGTTGCTCAGGTTCATCGTGATGATGCTGGTCACCGGGTCGTGTCCGGCGCTGGCCTGGGCGTACAGGCTGGTGGCCGGGTTCAGCCGATAGGTCAGGCCGAGGCGCCAGGCGTTGCCGTGCAGGGTCTTGGCGAAATCGCTGCCGCTGACCAGTTCGTGGCGCGACACGTCGGCGACATCGTGCCGGATGCCGGCCAGCAGCAGCCATTTATCGGCGAACTGCCAGGCATCTTCGGCGTAGAAGGCCTGCAGGGTGGAGCGGGTGTCGAATTTGGCCAGCGTCGGGTCCGGGCTGGACCAGGTGCCATGCGCCGGATCAGCCGCCGACACGGTCGACGTGCCGCCATAGGGCGAATTGTTGCTATGGCGGAAATTGACCTGCGCCACCTCCCAGCCGACGACGCCGCGATGCCGGTCGCTGCGGATGCCGGCCTCCAGACGGTTCCCCGTTTGATCCATGTTGTGCCTGATTTCGAGGTAATCCGAGCGGTCGACCGTGCCGGCCGCGGCATTCAGGCTGTATTGCTCGACATTCTTCCAGTGGCGGTTGGCCTCGAAGTAATACACCTCGTCGCGCAGGCTCAGCCAGTCGTTGGCTTGCCATTCGACGCGGCCGCGCAGGCGCTTGTCCTCGTAGCTGATGATCGCATCGCTGACGTTGTAGTTCTCGTCGCGCAGGCTGGAAACGATGCGGCCCTTGTCGTTCGGCGTGCCCCAGTAGCGTTCCGGCTTCTGCTTGCTGTAATCGGCGAGCAGCTCGAAGCGCAGATCGCTGTTCGGCTGCAGGCGCAGCGTCGTCATCAGCTTGCTGCCGCTGGCATTGCCCAGGTCGCGCTGTCCGTCGGTGGTGTGGGCATAGGCATCGACGCGGAAGCTGGCGATCTCGCCGAGCGTACCGCTGCCGCCCAGACCGATCCGGCCGGTGCCGTCGCTGCCGATCCCGAACAGGGCTTCGGCGCTGGCATTGCGGCTCGGCGCCTTGCGCACGGCGTTGATCGTGGCGCCGACGGTGCCGCTGCCATAGACCACCGAGGCCGGGCCGCGCAGCACGTCGATGCGTTCGTAACCCCAGCTGTCGTTCGGGTAGTTCTGGGTGCCGGAACCGGTCGACAGGCGCATGCCATCCTCGGCCAGACCGACCGAGTTGGTGCCGGTGAAGCCGCGTGTCGAAAAGGACATCGCACCGTTGCCGCCGGAACCGACACCGCTGACGCCGGCGGCACGGGTGATGGCATCCATGATCGTGTAGTCGCCGCGCTCCTGGACGGTAAGGCTGTCGACGCTTTCGATGCTCGCCGGCAGTTCGCGCGCGGTGACGCCGGTGCGGCTGCCGCTGCTGCTCGCCTGGTCAAGGCCGAGGCTGGCCACGTCGCGCCCGGCCGTCACTTCGACGGGGGCGAGTTCGGTCTCGGCATGAGCCGGGCCCAGACTGGCCAGCGCCGCGATGACGGCGAGCGGCAGTCGCGCCATTGAAGGAAAGCATCCGGATGCTGAGTGATGAAGGTCTTGCATGGTCAAACTCCCTGGTTCGACCGTCCACGCGGAATGCTGCGCGCCATGCGCTCCGGCATGGTGTTTTCGCAGCCCTCCGCAACCCCGCAGAC carries:
- a CDS encoding branched-chain amino acid transporter permease translates to MSDNLYIITVLLAMALVTFALRALPFLAAQWLGKHPWVARLGRFLPLAIMTLLLLHAVHGAAGEHAAGPWPELAAVAVVVLLQLKSRNPLLSILAGTGLYVLIRNFALI
- the ccoN gene encoding cytochrome-c oxidase, cbb3-type subunit I; its protein translation is MSAMEHTYNDKVVRQFAVMTVIWGIVGMLVGVVIAAQLVWPELNVGPYFHFGRLRPLHTNAVIFAFGGCALFATSYYVVQRTCHARLWGGALIPLTFWGWQLVIVLAAITLPLGMTQGKEYAELEWPIDLLIAVVWIAYAAVFFGTIARRTVSHIYVANWFYGAFIIAVALLHIVNSAAVPVSLTKSYSVYSGAQDAMIQWWYGHNAVGFFLTAGFLGMMYYFVPKQAGRPVYSYRLSIVHFWALIFTYMWAGPHHLHYTALPDWTQSVGMVFSLILLAPSWGGMINGIMTLSGAWDKLRTDPILKFLVTSLSFYGMSTFEGPMMAIKSVNALSHYTDWTVGHVHSGALGWVAMVSIGSIYFLIPKLFGRKEMYNQQLVTVHFWMATIGTVLYIASMWIAGVMQGLMWRAVNTDGTLAYSFVEGVKGSYPFWAIRWLGGIFFLSGMLLMAYNMFKTIANGKVAPVPVLVPAEHHA
- a CDS encoding diguanylate cyclase, with product MLPLSRKFLKTVRNCCLALGVLVPAVVHAADGAPLDIGLTPGEQAYVERVASIRMCVDPDWIPFERINQQGRHEGIAADLVQLVASRVGLKVELYPVKTWEESLAASQGKHCQIMSFLNQTPARDKWLIFTQPIFSDPNIIVTREEHPFIGDLAGIKGESVALPRSTMVEERVRRDYPGLRVILTNSEDESIALVSTRQADMTIRSLMVAAYSIKKEGLFNLKIAGQIPEYTNRLRIGVLKDEPVLRDILDKGVGSISPQEREEISNRHVAIRVQPKPDYRTIWEIVAGAACLLLVAIYWNRKLSTLNRELVRLSVTDRLTGLFNRSKLDQTFDVEIHRALRFGHPFSVIMLDIDHFKQVNDQHGHQVGDQVLVDVARLLAARRRETDILGRWGGEEFMLICPHTDVSGACILAESLRQAFVANSFAKDLQLTASFGVSAFLSGDKATDIVGRADAALYRAKHLGRNRVEVQ
- a CDS encoding AzlC family ABC transporter permease translates to MIRPEQPEASRLSILALTAPVAMGYVPLGSVFGFLFVQAGAEWWLAVLASLCVYAGAAQFMMIPMLAAGLPVGAIALATLIVNLRHVFYGLSLLERMPRQRLLRWYLIFALTDETYSLLTSLPKTVSHRQMAGIALLNQGWWLLGTLLGALIGASAKVPLVGLDFALAALFAVLTVEQWRARRDAFPIWVALLAYGIAQWLAPPHALLIAIVLSILVGLWRKPESAKLSGEAKP
- a CDS encoding PepSY domain-containing protein gives rise to the protein MSPAKLARWLHLGHRWLGMGLGLMLLLWFGSGVVMLFVARPQLTDAERLAALPALAAERVRVSPLAAWQALGLTGWPEVVRLNMAGDRPAYRFLAQKHWSTVYADDASLFATPDTAQALHLAAAHLGDAGVAAVTPLALDQWTVYRQFDAWRPFLRIELADGRDYYLSTGSGEVVLDTNRSERAWNWIGSVVHWLYFTPLRQHGELWRGLLLSISFAALLMALAGLYLGWQRLRLRTPYPGGRRTPYRAAWKYWHHLLGLSGGIFVVTWLLSGWLSLAPLGLARGVYPTPAEQQQLAGGELSADVLDWLPEITPATREVDWLRFAGQPLARLRQLDAEQVIVERNGQHRRQLGLDEIALAAAALRPATAYQAQWLNEPDSRYFSLRHQPRSFPVARLDFADSERSVFYIDPLSGRIVTQANRHDSAHRWLYLALHRFDFAPLLARAWRRDTLIIFLSLIGGALCLSGCVLGWRRVVRPHRPVDASNQGKIPDQDI
- a CDS encoding TonB-dependent receptor: MARLPLAVIAALASLGPAHAETELAPVEVTAGRDVASLGLDQASSSGSRTGVTARELPASIESVDSLTVQERGDYTIMDAITRAAGVSGVGSGGNGAMSFSTRGFTGTNSVGLAEDGMRLSTGSGTQNYPNDSWGYERIDVLRGPASVVYGSGTVGATINAVRKAPSRNASAEALFGIGSDGTGRIGLGGSGTLGEIASFRVDAYAHTTDGQRDLGNASGSKLMTTLRLQPNSDLRFELLADYSKQKPERYWGTPNDKGRIVSSLRDENYNVSDAIISYEDKRLRGRVEWQANDWLSLRDEVYYFEANRHWKNVEQYSLNAAAGTVDRSDYLEIRHNMDQTGNRLEAGIRSDRHRGVVGWEVAQVNFRHSNNSPYGGTSTVSAADPAHGTWSSPDPTLAKFDTRSTLQAFYAEDAWQFADKWLLLAGIRHDVADVSRHELVSGSDFAKTLHGNAWRLGLTYRLNPATSLYAQASAGHDPVTSIITMNLSNSKFTLTKGRQVETGVKQSLGNGRGEWTAALFRIDKDDIITRDPANPALSVQGGSQHSQGIELSAALTPWKNWRVEGNYAVLRARYDELLEAGGVDRAGKRPTDVPEQVANLWLHRLIGPVQASLGGRYVGKRYADNANSVTLPGYAVADAALAWKYDSQTTLRLIGRNLTDKVYATTSYGSQQFVLGQGRSVELVAELKF
- a CDS encoding OprD family outer membrane porin; this translates as MLLRLALAVSAICGALPVQAGEDLRSALAESSVAGYFKAMYIADDKKGGRLNQNTTGFGGKLGGETGTFYGFSLKAAWYTTGDLGTRRDDARRTDAYMFDVDKKPYSLIGEAQVRFAAGRTQLLAGRQEFFSPLINTYDYRIIPNLFEAVTLTNRDLPDTTLTLAYVSRMSGLDGVVSFAEFRSMSQQAYTSLRVAANGALDGPHGTTLDPSSVVGNKGVWVTGLVYDKAFRVQAWNYYGIDTLNSLYLDGRVKQDLGHDISLVAEAQTYHVAEVGQFKDYLARQGLNATYSLYGLKGTLAHQASGLSVALAGNRFTGQRNTVSAYGNWGGYPEFVVMPYVVAENNGVSAIAGSRTAKLAVLWDLRSIGLAEQSLLFGHARIDIDEAIQPASDIVVNSLIYRARLSPKVSARLAAEARSSANSRYDNKFVALALRYDF